The DNA region AATGCTAGTGCTATtagaaaaaaatttaaacaaCGTTCTCACTGGATAATGGAGTTGGCTTGATAATTACAATAATCACCCAAATGGAAGAGTATGGGTTATGTGGGAAACTGCAAAAATGGACATCAAATTTAGAGTGAGTTTATATTAATACCTACATTATAAAGTCTTTACCACATATGGGAAACAATCTCGCTGGATAACTATGATATATGCATAGAACCAATTAAAATAGAGAAACGATTTGTGGAGAGTTATCAATTAGATTGCTACTACTGTCCAAGGGCCTTGGATGGTGATTGGAGATTTAAACAACGTTCTACAAATAAATGATAAAATAGTAGGAAACCTTATCCAATAAGTTGAAGTGAAATATCGAGAAGAAATGATGGAAGATGTAGGCTTGTATGAACATGAAACTAAACGAGAATGTTATACTAGGTCAAACATGCATCTAAATGGAACAATATGCTATCCAATTGAAAGAGAAATCTGCAATAGAGAGTTTTTTATTGAATTTAAAAACTATGACATAGAAATTCTGCCGACACATATTCCTGATCATAACCCTCTCAAGGTTAATCGGTTGGGACATACAGCCGAAATAAAAAGATCAAATTCCTTCAAATTTTTGTTGTCTTGGAAGAGGCGTTGGCTTCAAGTCATATTTTGGACCATCTAAATCAAATAGAGAGGTTGAAGAGATAGTTGTTGTATAGGTGTGGGAGGTAAGGGAATATGGATCCATGAGGAGAGGGGGAGTTTGTTGCATTAGGTGTGGGAGACTGTCCATAAGGATCAAGGGGAGCGAGAGAGGTTGGCCGAGGAGAAGCGAAAGAAGTCGAAGGAGGAAGAGCTTCAGAGGATGCCCTAGAGGTGTACCCACGATGTGCTTAAGGTATAAGTATAAGTAAAAAAAAGTTGTGTTGTATGTTGGTGTTTTTATTATTTGCATATTAGAATTTTTGTTTTGTATTTCTATTGTTTTTATGATGCAGAAATTGAACTCATTGGGTCTACTCaaccaaaaaatttcaaatgcTCAGTTGTGCATTCATGATAAAGTTATGGGTGATACACGCACGAAAGAAAATTATTTTTCCCACCAGAAAAATATTGAAACAACACCACCACAACTAGGTAACACTAAGAGACTTTCAATGACATTAGATAGTATTCCAGACATCTTCTATAATATTAAATTAAGTCATGATCCAAATCATTTTTTTTTACTTCCTAATACTTTTGTTATAGATTTTTGAAGGGGGATGAATGACTAGACAATACCATATTACAATTGTGGTACTCGTAAGTATAATTTTTACGTTGATTTCTATTTATATTCATATGTTCTCGTTCTTTAACATAAACATTTAACTCTTGCAGGTTCTCGCGTGAGATGTGTTTTGAAAGAAATCTAATAAAGTATGGTTTCATAGATTCATCACACATTAGCCCTCATGGTGGTATGGTACCAAACAATATCACGATTTACGTACAAAAGAAGTTGTTGAACAAGAACAACAAATATTATTTAGCCCCATTTTTCTTCTCGTAAGTATTAATTTGTGTTTTGgtttataaataaattttatatatattattaacTATTCTGAATGTTTATGCAATAATCATTAGAAAATAATAATTATATGTCCGAAGAAAAATGTTGTAGTTATAGTTTGTTCGTTCCACAATGAACTTTAGGAAGTTATGATTAACACTTTGAGTGTGTAAGTCGTATTATTTTTAATATTCACATTTTACCTTTAGTTTTGAATAGTTTTTACTCAtgtttaattttaattaacatgTGTAGAGCGGTTGAGAGATACAATAAAATCAAACGTAATTTACTTGGTAAAAAGCCAAGGTTCTATTACCCAAAATTAAGTATACTTTTGCTTTTGACATTCTTTTATTTATGTGTATTAGTGATATAAATATATGAATTTTTTTATAATggcactacgccaaaaatgacttttaacagcgcatcttagacagcgcttttaaaagaaagcgctgtctaaggttaaaattaaaataaaacacggaaaatgttccaaaaaaataatgaaagcgctgtctaagggggggtcttagacagcgctttctaaaagcgctgtctaagacccccccttagacagcgcttttagaaagcgcttttaaatatagaccttagtcagcgcttttgataaagcgctgtctaaagtctttaaattaaaaaaaaaaattaaaaccaaaagcgctgtctaagggggttagaaagcgcttttggaaacTCTTGGGTTTTTCAATGAACCCTCGTCTCTCTCACAAAACCGCTCAAACACCGCCTCTCAGACCTCTCTCTCGCGTACTTTCTACCTCAAAGTCGCTCATCAACGAACCCTCTCACGCTCTCAAACTCAAAGAATCACTCTCTCTCAACTCTCACGATATCTCCATTAACAAGCAAGTGAAAAGGATAAAAGGAAAAAAGGAGAAGCTCTTACAAAGTGTCACGGCGGTGGTGAAAGGCGTGAAGAAGCTGGCCTCCCAATCCAGGTAATCGATTTTGGgattttagggttttgtttgagattttccgCCTCCGATTTTCTGTTGTTGATTCCTCCTCTCTTACTGATTTTCTCTCTCTATTTATCTCCCAGCTTAGGGTTTCGAATTGGTGCCCTTGTGTTCAAAAGCGTATCTCTGCAAAATCCTCTTTGATGTTCTCTGCTAACAATGGACGgcgaagaagaagatgaacaagTGATAGCTGAAGAAGTTGAAGCCATGAAATCCGTTTATGAAAACGATTGTACCATTCTCAATTCCATTCCTCCTCACTTCCATTTATCCCTCAAACCCAGAACCGCTGATGTTTCTTCTCACCAGGATCCCAATTTTTCTTCAAACCCctaatttcatttttttttaacTTTTCATAATTctaattcaattattcattaaTTAATCCccattttttaaaataaatgcTTTTCCATCATCATTCATTTCTCTGAAACCCTATAATGATCCATAACaaccaacaacaacaactgtCACAGACAATCTCTGAACACCATCTCTTTTAAGTTTACACCAttactcatcatcatcattctcttTGTAGTTCTCTTTTTTACTTTTATCTCTCTTCTCTTACATGTGTAAATCTCTCTCAACAACCTCACTGCCGAACAGAATTCGTTCAGTTTCAAAGGTAGGATGATGGCGGTGACTTCAGCTTGCAAAGACGGAAGCAAAATAGCAATGGACAACGGTAAATACGTACGCTACACGCCGGAGCAAGTCGAAGCGCTTGAGCGGCTCTACCATGAATGTCCCAAACCTACTTCGCTCCGTCGTCAACAGCTTATCAGAGAGTGTCCTATTCTTTCTCACATTGAGCCTAAACAGATCAAAGTCTGGTTCCAGAATCGAAGGTGTTTGTTGAGGATATACTGTTTGATGAAATGTGTTAATCAAAGTTTTGTTGGTTAATTGATTTTTGCTTTGCAGGTGTAGAGAGAAGCAGAGGAAAGAAGCTGGATGGTTGCAAGCGGTGAATAGAAAGTTGACGGCCATGAATAAGTTGCTTATGGAGGAAAATGATCGGTTGCAGAAACAAGTTTCACATCTTGTGTATGAGAATAGTGTTTTCAGACAACATACACCAAATGTAATTTTCTTAATATTCTTATCCTGTTCCATCAAACATATTTTACTATGTTCGGTTAGGTATTTTTCTAACTCCTTGAGTTGAGATCAAAAGTTCggtaatttttttaaaaagtttttTAAAGTTTGGGTATATTATGTCAGTTGAGTATGTTCAAGTGTCCTAAAATCATTTTCAAGGTTTTAAAGAACCACCGCCTTGCGGTTGTGTAAAAAGCTTTCGCGATTTCGATAGTTACATGTGTTGTAATAGTGTTTGCGAATTTGTTATTTATCATATAAACAGAAAATAACGGTATCGGTATAGTATCAGGACCTTCCGATACCGCCTTATCGTGACCGTTTTTTGTGTAAAGGCTTTCACGATTTCGATATGTACATGTGTTGTAACAATGATTGCGTTCGCCGTGGTGTGAATTACTCGCAATTTCTTCTTTATCATAAAATTGCAGAATAATAGTATTGGTATGGCTACCTTTCGATACGGTTTTGTGACAGTTTTAAAAAAAACCTTGATCTTTGTTATGGAGGATGGATCTttaagaaaaagaaaatttttaGTTTAGATATATTGTTTCATTTCATATGATATGTGAGTTGAGATTCAATTGAATGTTTTGAGCAGGGAGCTATTGCCACGACAGATACAAGTTGTGAGTCAGTGGTAACAAGCGGTCAGCAGCATCCACCAAGGGATGCTAGTCCTGCTGGGTAAGTAAAAAACAAAACTTTGTATTTTGTTTGTACTATACTATACTATATATGATGTGGAtaatattgtttttttatatatGGCTTTGGATACTAGTGGAATGGAATATGGAATATTAGTACTGATGGTGGTTGTGTTGTTGTTTTCGATCTGCAGACTTTTGTCCATTGCAGAGGAGACTTTAGCAGAGTTTCTATCAAAGGCTACTGGAACTGCTGTTGAGTGGGTCCAAATGCCCGGTATGAAGGTTGGTTACTTACCCCTCTGTCTTTTAacttttctctctcttttttcactTTAATGTCTTAATTCATTCCCTTTATTTGCATTAGAAATCAATAGTATCCAAAAGAACCTCCTTCTGTTGCTATTGTGGATTGCAAGGGTTTGGATCAACATAGACAAAAGCATttattgaatcatattcaaactaAAGCCAACGAGCTTTCCCCTGGATTAATGCTCGTAGCTCTTTGTGAGGTAATCAATCAACTTATTGTTTTATTTATGATGGAGGTGCATTTTTTTTATAGAATAGTATTATTCATAATTTTACTTCATATCTCTATGTTACTGTTTGTAGATAATCTTATATTCTATACTCAGGATTAGAGTCTGTTTGGATTGACGTATCTGAGTTTATTAGGTAAATTTATGGTTACTTTAGGAATTTATAAAAAACTTAAATGAAGAATATCAACCATTGAAAACTGCTTAATCTTGTGAGACTGCAGACTCATTTATTTATGGTCACTTTGTGCATCTTCCTGCTTTTATGTTTCTGTTGTGATACGTAATCTTTTGCTGTATAGTTTTGACTAAAACTTTGGATAGGGATTGAAGTCGTGGAACCTGAAAAATGAATATAGCTCGTCAAATAATGTTTTTTTGTGCAATAATGATTGATAATTGGTTATTCGAATGTATTTGAAGGAAGCTGTAGAGAAACTCTCAGATATGAATCATCCTGATGGTGATTGTCCATTGTGCTTATTCCCATTGGTGACAGAAGAACACCAAAGTGAAACCTTGCCTTTTATGAAGTTAATGTCTTGCTTTCACTGTTTTCACAGGTAGGGTGCCTATTGATTTTATCCTTCTATTCTATTTTCATTATGTTAGATTTTTTTACGACCTTTGTGTCGTTAATTTTTTCTTGGTTTAACATTACATTTTCAATATCTAATTTTCCCTTCCAATTTCTGTTTATAATTGGCAGTGAATGTATCATTAGATGGTGGAATTGGCTTGAGAGTTCTAAACAAACAGGGTCTTCCAAATCAGATAATGCAACGGCTCGTCGTAACAGGGGTATGTGTAATTGTAAAGTTGCATTTGACGATAGACATGTATAAATATAGTTTTCTTCAGTGTGAAATCATTCACTTTTACAAAGTATAGAAGCTTGAAGGACTAATAATCTAATATTCCTTACTGTAAATCCTCTTAAGACATGGTTGGCTCCTAAATAAATTCCAAAATTTTCAAATTTAGTTTGAGTTTTATGATTTAGTTGAAATGTAAGACCAGTATAAACTATTTTCAACTTGTGGTTGTTTCTCAATATCTGTAGAAATTATTGCTTTGGAAGAGAATTGTCATTGATAGATTAAACCAAATAACACTGCTATTCTTATGATTGTTTATTTGAAGTGTACTTGAGCCAAAGAACAACTTGTGGTTTTTTTTTTAATGTTGGTTAAAGTTTGAATATTTACATGTATGATAATTAAATTGTAAGTAACTTGTTGATGCTTAAATATATACACATTAATGGACAACTTCTTTTGCATATTTAACAATTGCTTATCGCAGAATTTTCAATTTCACACAACTTTGTTTCTGCTCCTTGCCCATTTCATGATATATCTACCGTTCGGTATCTAAATGTCAACTTTGTTTATTGTATATATTTCCAAATTCCTTTTTTACGTTTATAACACGAGAGTTACCGCTGGAACGTAGTAAAAGCACGTATTGTGCTTCaaattagaaattaaaatagCTGACTTTTTTCTATCTTAACTAGCTGTAGTGTTGGCTGGCGGTGGTCACTCTGCTAATGGTGCTGTGGCCCAAGGCTCCCAGTCTGAAGGGGATTCTAACAACACAACTGTGAGTCTGCTTTTGTAGTTCTCGGTATCTTCATATCTACATTTTTTGATATCTCAGTAATGAAAATCTGTTGCAGATATTTGTTAGAGGGCTTGATTCTGAAATCAGCGATGAGGATCTCAGACAACCGTTTTTGCAATATGGCGATGTTGTCTCCGTGAAAATTCCAATCGGTAAAGGATGTGGCTTTGTTCAACTTGCTGACAGGTAACACTTGTGGCATTGCCAATATCATCAGTAGTGTCTTATTTTCGCCTCGCTTGCTATATACGCCACGTTTTAATGCCTTCTGCTCTTTCTGTAACAGAAAGAATGCTGAGGAAGCTATTCAGGGATTGAATGGAACAGTGATCGGGAAGCAGACCGTGCGTCTTTCTTGGGGTCGCAGTCCGGGAAATAAGCATGTGAGTTATATTTTCTTCTTCTACGAACTCAATTTATTCGTAATCGGCCTTTTTTATTATAAGCATTACAGGCATGATCAATGCATCTATGTATTCCGCCGTTACTGATAGTTTGTTATTTATTTTCTATTATGAATTGAAATAGTTCTCTAATTTAATTTGTTGGAATCTGACAGTGGAGGAATAATGATTCGAATGGAAACCATTATGGCGGGCAAGGTTACGGTGGTCACGGATACGGAGGCCATGGATATGCTGCTAGACAGAATCAGGATATAGCGATGCAACAACCTGCAGCTGCAATTCAAGGGGCTTCGTAACGGCCATAGCGCGTTGCGTCGCGGCTGGTATTGAAATAGGATGAACTTTATTGCTCTGATAAGTGAACTGTAGTGTTATTTTTGAATTTGTAGCTGGGTTGGATATGCAAATGTTGATAtattgtcagctgtatttgtcgtcaccatactatcatgataaagctcaatgtttgttcataaatttgtgtaattaatgtgtacatttgtagtatatgttatgacttgtaaatgtgtacataaatttgtatatattttgatacatttaaggcaaaattggtttgaattggtatatatatatatatatatttgttagccaaaaattggtagaaaaaaggccaaaatggcatatatataatgtgataattgtctgtcaaaatctggttgaaaacaggtagaaattctggtttataaacctggaaaaaatgtggtttaaaacaaaagtttcaaaaaatttcgtataccttagacagctcttttgtaaaaagcgctgtctaagggggggattagaaagcgctttaggcaaaagcgctgtctaagggggggcttagacagcgctttttgaaaagcgctgtctaaggtatacctaaaaaaattaaaataggagggtattagaaagcgcttttggccaaagcgttgtctaagggggtggggcttagacagcgcttttcaaaagcgctgtctaaggtatacctaaaaaatttaaaataagagggtcttataaagcgcttttggccaaagcgctgtctaaggggggggcttagacagcgcttttaagatttaaaaaagcgctgtctaaacctttagcagcggaggtttagacagcgctttaaagcgctgtctaaggctaaaaaaagcgctgtctaaggtcttgtttgttgtagtgtgGCTAAAACAACCCGACAATCATTCTTGTGGATACTATATTATGAAACAAAGGTTTTATATTGACTCTAGAGGCAATACAAATGGATGTACTAAGTATAAGGTATTAGCTTAATCCATATACATGTAATTTATGTATATTTCTtaagttaatgttgttgttgttaacttatcataatttaaattttattataattatAGGAGTATAACGACAAATCACCATTCTCACAAGAAGATATAGTTGACATCCGATCACGTTAGAACGATGTCTTCTTATCTTGTTATGAACCTCAAAAAATAGTTTTTCTTAgtttttatatatatatatcctcTGTCTTCACACATCTATTACATTAGACACATTGCGCAAAACTTCATACGTGAGATTAAAGACAAGGAACTACTTAAAATAGTTGTTAACATGGGTTATGCATTGATAGAGGTGAAATTTAACTACTATCGGGGGGAAATCCGAAGAATAAACAGTGACGCTTTATCATGGATAGACAACATCCCTCGGGAGAAGTGGGCATGGGCATTTGACGGAGGCAAATGCTGGGGTCACCTGACAACTAATCTGGCAGAAGCAATGAACTCCGTACTCAAAGAAACCTGAAACCTTCCAATCACTGCATTGGTCAAATCTACGTACTATCAATTAGGATCACTATTTGGTAAAAGAGACCATCAATGGACAAAAATGTTAGCCTCTATGCAAGTTTTCACTGATAACTGCAACAAGGGGATGGCTGAGGAAGTCAGTAAAGCTAACACACATAACATCGTACAATTTGATCGCGAGAGATTCTATTTCATGGTCCAAGAGAAGATTAATCAGAATGATGGTCGACCAACTGGTACATTCATCGTTGATCTTAGGAAATAACACCACaattgtggaaaatttcaggcaTATCACTTACCTTGCTCCCATGTAATCGCAGCATGTTGGAGTATACGTCAGGACTACTTCATTCACATACCAGACGTGTTCAAAATTCTTAACATCTTCAAGGTCTATAAGGAGAGTTTCCTAGGACTTCCCCACGAGGAGAATTTGCCATAATATGAAGGATTTACTCTTTACCACAATGACTTtatgagaaggaggaagaaagGGCACCCAAACAGCACCCGGATTAGAACCGAGATGGACAATgttgaaaaggaaaagagaaggtGTGGAATCTACCATGAAATAGGATACATGCGTAGGAAATGTCCAAATGTTGCAGGCCCCTCTAGATGATTATGTTTTTTATTATTAACTATTATGCATGTACTATATATCAACCATTGTGTATTAATAATGTCTTTTGGAAACAAACATTATGAAATACATTTGATAATCAAAGGCTTCTGGTTACAAAGTACAATCACATCAACTAAAATTCTTAGAGGTTATTAAAAaactaatcaacaacaacaaccaacacaagtggaccttcaactcctctgttaacttcaccactatgtgccgaaaacatacactaaacatcttcatcattttctataCGATCCAGGTAATACATGTACGTACCA from Lathyrus oleraceus cultivar Zhongwan6 chromosome 1, CAAS_Psat_ZW6_1.0, whole genome shotgun sequence includes:
- the LOC127080892 gene encoding homeobox-leucine zipper protein ATHB-15, which codes for MMAVTSACKDGSKIAMDNGKYVRYTPEQVEALERLYHECPKPTSLRRQQLIRECPILSHIEPKQIKVWFQNRRCREKQRKEAGWLQAVNRKLTAMNKLLMEENDRLQKQVSHLVYENSVFRQHTPNGAIATTDTSCESVVTSGQQHPPRDASPAGLLSIAEETLAEFLSKATGTAVEWVQMPGMKVGYLPLCLLTFLSLFSL
- the LOC127115168 gene encoding uncharacterized protein LOC127115168 is translated as YPKEPPSVAIVDCKGLDQHRQKHLLNHIQTKANELSPGLMLVALCEEAVEKLSDMNHPDGDCPLCLFPLVTEEHQSETLPFMKLMSCFHCFHSECIIRWWNWLESSKQTGSSKSDNATARRNRGMCNCKVAFDDRHV
- the LOC127115169 gene encoding polyadenylate-binding protein RBP47 yields the protein MIYLPFAVVLAGGGHSANGAVAQGSQSEGDSNNTTIFVRGLDSEISDEDLRQPFLQYGDVVSVKIPIGKGCGFVQLADRKNAEEAIQGLNGTVIGKQTVRLSWGRSPGNKHWRNNDSNGNHYGGQGYGGHGYGGHGYAARQNQDIAMQQPAAAIQGAS